In the genome of Bosea sp. BIWAKO-01, the window GGAAAGCTGCTCGGGGGCGGGATGCTGCTGGCGTTATCAGATCGACGGCTTGCTGCCCATTGATCGCAGCGCTCGCCCGATGCGGGGGACGCGGCTTGCATGCTTGCAAGCTGTGGCGCGCTGATCCCGCGGCCGCGTCGAACAGGTCTCGCGGCCGGCTTACCGTCCGGTTATGATCTTGATCGGTGCGCCCAGGATCTTGAGGGGCACCGAGACGATCGCTTCAAGCGAGTCGCCCAGAGCCTCGCGCGCATTCTCCGATGCGTGGGCCTGCCTGCCGACACCGCGCTCCAGCGTGCTCTTCAATTGAGGCGCGATCTCCGCCAATTGCGCGAACTTGCCGTGATTGCTCGAATCGGTGGCCTTGACGTCGGTCATGTCGAGGACAACGGCGCCAAGCGCTGCCAGTTCATCCGCGTTCTCGGCATCCCCGACGCGGCCCTGGCCACCGGCGATGAAACTCGATGCACCAAGCGCCTTGTCATCCTTGGAGAGCACGATGAAGAACGGCTTCTTTGGCTTTCCGAAACGCCGCATCTGCGTCTTGAAGACGTCGATGTCGATATCGGGCGCCGCCAGAATGACAATATCGATCTTCTCGGCGCCAACGAGCCCGCCGGAGATCTTGATCTGGCGCAGGGCTTCGACAGTCACCCAGTTGCCCATGGAATGGGCCAGGATATTGACCTTTTCAGCGTTGCTGGCCAGGAGCAGCCGGATCGTCCGTTCGAGGTTGTCGCGCG includes:
- a CDS encoding alpha/beta hydrolase, with the protein product MRYAAIVAAIMAAALAGACASRPETGFLAPVAAVEAGSTSHTILVATTRQRDERPGTLFNGERAMPLDFAKIEVSVPPTHTPGEIEWASTAPGDPKANFVVRQAGYLDGEQAFIRTLNAQLALRPRGSRNVVLFIHGYNTMFAEGLYRFAQVMHDSQAPAVPVLFTWASRGALTQYVYDSNSATAARDNLERTIRLLLASNAEKVNILAHSMGNWVTVEALRQIKISGGLVGAEKIDIVILAAPDIDIDVFKTQMRRFGKPKKPFFIVLSKDDKALGASSFIAGGQGRVGDAENADELAALGAVVLDMTDVKATDSSNHGKFAQLAEIAPQLKSTLERGVGRQAHASENAREALGDSLEAIVSVPLKILGAPIKIITGR